Part of the Kushneria marisflavi genome, CCATAGCCTCCCAATGCAATACCAATCAGAAAAGGCGTCGCGCCTTCCAGGTCTCTGGCATAGAGGGCGAGCACGGGCAATACCATGAAAAGGCCCAGCATGCGAAAGGCATACAGCATGCCCAGGCCTGCAATGGCGCGGTATTCGCCTGCGTTGAGTGAAATATGTTTCATGATTCTCCGAAAACCCTGTGACAGGGCATCATTTTAACGGTCTGACAGGCCTGCAGGAAATTGACATGCCGTTCAGCAGCAAATGGATAGGGCATGGAAACTCGGCAAGGTGATCCGGGCAGAAAGGGGAATCCCCTTGTGACGAATGGAATTGATGAAAGGTTCCATGTATCATGCCGCGGTGTTTTGTCGCATTGGTTCAGTGCTTTTCACCTGCCGTTTTTAACTGCTGCCCCTACAGAATGCTTGTCGCACATGGGTTGATGGCGAAGTGTTCACTTACCTGAAGGCCCTTTTGGTAGATGCTTTCTAATGCCAAGGTCTAAATAAGCTTTTGTCACAGCACTTGAAGTCAATAGGTGAAAAACTGAACAATAGCAGTGGTAGCTTATAGCACCATGCAGGGCTGTCATGCCTGCCGCTTTCAGCCAGTCAGATGACTTCCATGTCACCTCCGTGCTGTGAGCCGTCAAGGACGGGAAATATCTGTCCAGGACAGTCACTTCCAACGATAAAACCATCAGGCACCCCTGCAATGTCAGACTGTCTGACGTGGTAAATGCCATCCGTGAGCGTTGCTGTCAGACCGTGATCGGACACGGGCAGGTACCTGTCACGCATTTCCGGCCCTCCGGCCGGACAAAAGCGAAGTGTTCAAGCTGGCCGTTCAAGAGAGCGTGAGATGAGAAAATGGAACTATCCAGACATTCTTAAAAGGGTGTCACTGCTTGCTACTGTCGCACTTGTGCTCAGTGGTTGTACGGGATCAAGTCTCCTCGATCCCAAGGGGCCGGTTGGCGCTGAACAAAAATACCTGATCATGACATCGTTCTTCCTGATGATGATCGTGGTCATTCCCGTCATTGTCATGACGCTTTTGTTCGCGTGGCGTTATAACTACATCAAGAATGCAAAGTACTCGCCCAACTGGTCTCACTCCAACAAGATTGAAGTGGTTGTCTGGGCTATCCCGCTGGCGATCGTTTTCATTCTGAGTGTTTTGACCTGGCGCAGTACGCATGCCCTTGATCCACATCGCGTGCCGGAATCCGACAGGGATCCCATCGTCGTTGAGGTCATGGCACTGGACTGGAAATGGCTGTTCATCTATCCGGAGCAGGGAATCGCGTCGGTCAATGAGCTGGCCTTCCCGGTCGATACACCGATCGAGTTCCGGGTGAGCTCCGAGAGCGTCATGAACTCCTTCTTCATTCCGCAGCTGGGCAGCCAGATCTATGCCATGGCAGGGATGGTAAATACCGTTCATCTGCTGGCTTCCGAAGAAGGCACCTACCCTGGCATGTCGGCCAACTACAGCGGCCACGGTTTCAGCGGTATGCACTTCAAGGCACTGGCAACGTCGGATGAAGGTTTCCAGCAGTGGGTCGAAAGCGTTCGACAGTCTTCGGAAACCCTGCAGCAGGACAGTTTCGATGAATTGGCCAAGCCCAGTCGAGACAATCCGGTCGAGTACTTCTCTACCGTCACGCCTGGCCTGTATACCGATATTGTCAACAGTTACATCACGTCGGGCGATAGCTCGCATCATGGGGCTGAGGAGTAAACATGTTCGGCAAACTTACTATTGA contains:
- the cyoA gene encoding ubiquinol oxidase subunit II, which codes for MRKWNYPDILKRVSLLATVALVLSGCTGSSLLDPKGPVGAEQKYLIMTSFFLMMIVVIPVIVMTLLFAWRYNYIKNAKYSPNWSHSNKIEVVVWAIPLAIVFILSVLTWRSTHALDPHRVPESDRDPIVVEVMALDWKWLFIYPEQGIASVNELAFPVDTPIEFRVSSESVMNSFFIPQLGSQIYAMAGMVNTVHLLASEEGTYPGMSANYSGHGFSGMHFKALATSDEGFQQWVESVRQSSETLQQDSFDELAKPSRDNPVEYFSTVTPGLYTDIVNSYITSGDSSHHGAEE